Proteins from a genomic interval of Uloborus diversus isolate 005 chromosome 4, Udiv.v.3.1, whole genome shotgun sequence:
- the LOC129220828 gene encoding uncharacterized protein LOC129220828, with amino-acid sequence MVDLLSVTIRILAESCDPSVKRVHVDCGPPPVPYGSLDPSLVCWYGSPLWGRPGLIAGPDGKAFYLAPALPDALFKDRLDGSYLGPKLEGLVPENQVTLTYHVREERKPKKEPMRSPCRTAPDSSEDALSDTSFSTLSAGTEDGLVSNMDDLEEEVCPTTEGELRQLDEILTEVDAPLRTKILSEVESLIAKYRKCLSVAVQGKKLYQMELEKFNYVQRGKIRKLRETNKYLEKKMRRLQQAIGEESGEPPPPPEAIVTEEEEEKPFENEPFCSTEGEMQDAEEICDSAIEGPTDA; translated from the exons ATGGTAGATCTCCTGAGCGTTACCATTAGG ATCCTGGCCGAGAGCTGCGACCCCTCTGTGAAGCGTGTCCACGTGGACTGTGGCCCTCCTCCTGTTCCCTATGGGTCCCTGGACCCTTCCCTCGTCTGCTGGTACGGTAGTCCGCTCTGGGGTAGACCAGGGCTCATCGCTGGACCAGATGGAAAAGCTTTCTACCTGGCCCCTGCCCTGCCGGACGCCCTCTTTAAAGACAG GTTGGATGGCTCATACCTGGGCCCCAAGCTGGAGGGTCTGGTGCCCGAGAACCAAGTGACCCTTACGTACCACGTCCGGGAAGAGAGGAAGCCCAAGAAAGAGCCAATGAGGAGTCCCTGCCGTACCGCACCGGATTCTTCAGAAGACGCACTTTCAGACACCAGCTTCAGCACTCTCTCCG CAGGGACAGAGGATGGCTTAGTGTCTAACATGGATGACTTAGAGGAAGAGGTGTGTCCGACCACAGAGGGCGAGCTCCGGCAGTTGGATGAAATCCTGACAGAGGTGGATGCCCCGCTCCGCACCAAAATCCTCTCAGAAGTGGAATCGCTGATTGCCAAGTACCGCAAGTGCCTCAGTGTAGCTGTGCAGGGAAAAAAGCTCTATCAAATG GAGCTGGAGAAGTTCAACTATGTGCAAAGAGGGAAGATTCGTAAACTCAGAGAAACCAACAAGTACCTGGAAAAAAAGATGCGGAGGTTGCAGCAGGCCATTGGAGAAGAGTCGGGCGAACCTCCCCCTCCTCCTGAAGCAATCGTgacagaagaagaagaagagaagCCATTTGAGAACGAACCATTCTGCTCTACAGAAGGAGAGATGCAGGATGCGGAGGAGATATGCGACTCTGCCATAGAAGGGCCCACGGACGCTTGA